A genomic region of Runella rosea contains the following coding sequences:
- a CDS encoding DUF4962 domain-containing protein, whose product MSKTTRQNAGKKLKTVLCCLYAVFFLWATESCKPAETTPSMPEFTGILKTIKAEHPRLMLSNERIEELKTLQKTDPTLDKYIKAVLATANAMLTKAPLQRVLEGPRLLGVSRELLNRVTHLSLSYRLTNDKKYLTAAVTNLKAVCAFSDWNPSHFLDVAEMLHGVAIGYDWLYADLSQADRDVLREGIKKHGLAEYRKRYAAEWWSKAENNWNQVCNGGLIVGALAVAETDPTYARDFVPLALQNMPVALKNYAPDGLWYEGPAYWSYATEYLVYGMAALQSALGTMGDLDKSAGLDKTGLVPMICTSPNYGFLNFADAGENSKSDASKAFFYLAKIYNNANISNYAHEVIKNRSLLAQPHHVLWYQAPTTSTPTRDLDSYFKGKVEVVTLRSAWNDPNALWLGIKGGVNSSEHSHLDLGNFELEAGGVRWARDLGSDDYNLPGYWTMGVGGQRWAYYRLNSFSHNVPLLGNKNQYELAKANFIETNLNTATPSAVLDLTEAYRDFSSKSTRKISMIETRKAFLIEDTHKLTKNTEVAWGMTTANQIELLKGGKAILRNSTITTRTLEAEIITPVGAEFTVESATQKAPEKLNTGNSRLMLRLPNQTGEIKIVVKLTPKMS is encoded by the coding sequence ATGTCAAAGACAACCCGTCAAAATGCAGGTAAGAAACTAAAAACAGTTCTCTGTTGCCTGTATGCTGTGTTTTTCCTATGGGCAACAGAGTCCTGCAAACCAGCGGAAACCACCCCATCCATGCCCGAATTTACGGGCATTTTAAAAACCATCAAGGCTGAGCATCCACGCCTGATGCTTTCCAATGAGCGCATTGAAGAGCTGAAAACATTGCAAAAAACCGACCCTACGCTCGATAAATACATCAAAGCGGTGTTGGCAACGGCCAACGCCATGCTCACCAAAGCACCCTTACAACGGGTGTTGGAAGGCCCCCGGCTACTGGGCGTAAGCCGCGAATTGCTCAACCGCGTCACGCATCTGTCGCTAAGTTACCGCCTCACCAACGACAAAAAATACCTGACCGCCGCCGTTACCAATCTGAAAGCCGTTTGTGCGTTTTCTGACTGGAATCCCTCTCATTTTTTGGACGTTGCCGAAATGCTGCATGGCGTAGCGATTGGTTATGATTGGCTATATGCCGACCTGAGCCAAGCCGACCGAGATGTGCTTCGAGAAGGTATCAAAAAACACGGATTGGCCGAATACCGCAAACGCTACGCTGCCGAATGGTGGAGCAAAGCCGAAAACAACTGGAATCAAGTATGCAACGGCGGACTCATTGTAGGCGCATTGGCTGTAGCCGAAACCGACCCTACTTACGCGCGAGATTTCGTTCCTTTGGCCTTACAAAATATGCCCGTAGCCCTCAAAAACTACGCACCCGACGGACTTTGGTACGAAGGCCCTGCCTACTGGAGCTACGCCACGGAGTATTTGGTGTACGGCATGGCAGCGTTGCAATCAGCCTTGGGCACAATGGGCGACTTGGACAAATCGGCAGGGTTAGATAAAACAGGCTTGGTTCCGATGATTTGTACGTCACCCAACTACGGTTTTTTAAACTTTGCCGATGCGGGCGAAAACAGCAAATCCGACGCTTCCAAAGCCTTTTTTTATCTGGCTAAAATCTACAACAACGCCAACATTTCCAACTACGCCCACGAAGTCATCAAAAACCGCAGTTTATTGGCGCAGCCGCACCATGTGCTGTGGTACCAAGCGCCCACGACTAGCACTCCTACCCGCGATTTGGACAGTTATTTTAAAGGGAAAGTCGAAGTGGTTACCCTGCGGAGCGCTTGGAACGACCCAAATGCCCTTTGGTTGGGCATCAAAGGTGGGGTGAATAGCTCTGAACACTCGCACCTCGACTTGGGCAATTTTGAACTGGAAGCTGGTGGCGTGCGCTGGGCGCGGGATCTGGGCTCCGACGATTATAACCTGCCTGGCTACTGGACCATGGGCGTGGGTGGCCAACGCTGGGCATACTATCGCCTCAATTCGTTTAGTCACAACGTGCCGTTATTGGGTAATAAAAACCAATATGAGCTGGCCAAAGCAAATTTTATCGAAACCAATCTAAACACCGCAACCCCGTCTGCCGTACTTGATTTGACGGAAGCTTACCGCGATTTTTCGTCCAAAAGCACCCGAAAAATCAGCATGATTGAGACCAGAAAAGCATTTTTAATCGAAGATACGCACAAGTTAACCAAAAATACGGAAGTGGCTTGGGGCATGACAACCGCCAACCAAATTGAGCTTTTGAAGGGCGGAAAGGCCATTTTACGCAATTCTACCATTACCACCCGCACCCTTGAAGCTGAGATCATCACTCCCGTAGGAGCAGAATTTACGGTAGAATCAGCGACGCAAAAAGCCCCCGAAAAATTGAATACAGGCAACAGTCGTCTGATGCTGCGCCTACCAAATCAAACTGGAGAAATAAAAATTGTGGTTAAATTAACGCCGAAGATGTCTTAA